One Pseudomonas sp. MH9.2 DNA segment encodes these proteins:
- a CDS encoding S8 family peptidase encodes MATYKHLSITREVLDNSRRTKSPPHFVTREDRRGHGQKLNAYFAKAEGLAKKQIGSSDKSPYVLKLEYEGALTFANLNTHGLEFVSQEGKQLCVVFASEEGLAKFTAHLQKLGVMDSGLTHRQILEAIAGVDAWSAEDRKSWALKNIGLPDTPTFKLDVELWPIQVAHHPSRVLLTTSFETWLASEHIKKLDRINLDSLLMYRVEVTPVQAQLLLNQRDVRLVDLIPATGISIQQLNRDINELPLNIPAPPNDAARVCILDSGINGNHPLLKPAMAESASFVDEEGDADEAGHGTAVAGVALYGDVEGCNNSNFWKPEFWLFNGKVMKKCPHTGNAVYDELTLEVSLTKAVEHFVELGCRIFNLSLGNNNAPYDGAHVRGLAYILDVLSRRYNILFVVSTGNFCGSENPPVPINSWRDEYPEYLIAAQSAIIDPAPAMMVLTVGSISRHNATIDSQKYPEIYQLSPASENQPSPFTRHGPSVKGAIKPELVAAGGNLASPMRQANAQWAPHMRGLGVLTLNHQWTGNTVFKEISGTSLAAPYITHLAGRLLNAYPTASANMLRAMLVNQAYLPDAVTSTFSEEFRKSYKKAKATWNRDVERDVAGYGVVSEADLFRSSDNVVVLMSEETIENDGCQFFELPLPEDYLRSARGTRELSITLAYSPVVRTTRIEYLATQIYYRLVTGTSLEEVQKHFSQEMKKTTEVLKEARDTNRDIPAQMRNHGTVQSSRWTFKQGKPGEKWFVVVVRQDRDWNPSAAEKEQYSLVVTVADRDNERAQLYTQIQTRIDQQAVVREQQRAKMTAVRLQNRG; translated from the coding sequence GTGGCAACCTACAAGCATCTGAGCATTACACGGGAAGTTCTGGATAACTCGCGCCGGACCAAGAGTCCCCCTCACTTCGTCACCCGGGAAGATAGGCGCGGTCACGGTCAAAAGCTCAACGCATATTTCGCCAAAGCGGAAGGGTTAGCCAAGAAGCAGATCGGCTCGTCAGACAAATCCCCTTACGTTCTAAAGCTGGAGTACGAGGGCGCACTTACCTTCGCCAACCTGAATACACATGGGTTGGAATTTGTTAGCCAAGAAGGCAAGCAACTTTGTGTAGTGTTCGCGAGTGAGGAAGGTCTAGCCAAATTTACTGCTCATCTGCAAAAGCTGGGTGTTATGGACTCGGGGTTGACCCATCGCCAGATTCTGGAGGCTATTGCAGGTGTAGATGCTTGGTCCGCAGAAGATCGGAAGAGCTGGGCTCTTAAGAACATAGGGTTACCGGACACCCCCACCTTCAAGCTCGATGTCGAACTGTGGCCTATTCAGGTTGCGCATCACCCGAGTCGTGTTCTGCTCACCACTTCTTTCGAGACCTGGCTTGCCTCCGAGCACATCAAGAAGCTCGACAGGATCAATCTGGACAGCCTCCTCATGTACCGGGTCGAGGTGACTCCTGTGCAAGCACAGTTGCTGCTGAACCAGCGCGATGTTCGCCTAGTGGACCTCATTCCAGCCACCGGGATTAGCATTCAACAGCTGAACCGAGACATCAATGAGTTGCCTCTCAACATCCCGGCGCCACCCAATGACGCAGCCCGCGTCTGCATTCTAGACAGCGGCATCAACGGGAATCATCCCCTCCTGAAGCCTGCAATGGCTGAGAGCGCCTCGTTCGTCGATGAAGAGGGGGATGCAGATGAAGCGGGTCACGGCACCGCTGTGGCCGGCGTTGCCCTGTATGGCGACGTGGAGGGCTGTAACAACTCCAATTTCTGGAAGCCGGAGTTCTGGCTTTTCAATGGAAAAGTCATGAAGAAATGTCCGCATACAGGTAATGCGGTCTACGACGAACTCACACTCGAGGTATCGCTGACGAAGGCTGTAGAGCATTTCGTCGAACTCGGCTGCCGGATCTTCAACCTCTCGCTGGGCAACAATAATGCTCCCTACGATGGTGCGCACGTCAGAGGACTAGCCTACATCCTGGATGTTCTTTCCCGGAGGTACAACATCTTGTTCGTAGTCTCTACGGGCAATTTCTGTGGCTCCGAAAACCCGCCGGTCCCAATCAATAGTTGGCGCGACGAGTACCCGGAGTACCTAATCGCTGCCCAGAGCGCAATCATTGACCCCGCACCTGCAATGATGGTGTTGACTGTGGGAAGCATCTCCCGGCACAACGCCACGATTGATAGTCAGAAGTATCCGGAGATTTACCAACTCTCACCTGCTTCGGAAAACCAGCCATCTCCCTTCACGCGGCACGGTCCGTCGGTAAAAGGCGCGATCAAGCCCGAGCTCGTTGCGGCCGGCGGCAATCTCGCCAGTCCTATGAGGCAAGCAAACGCGCAATGGGCGCCACACATGCGGGGGTTGGGTGTGTTAACGCTCAACCACCAGTGGACGGGGAATACCGTCTTCAAGGAGATCAGCGGAACTAGCTTGGCGGCGCCGTACATCACTCACCTAGCCGGGCGCCTGCTGAACGCGTACCCAACGGCGTCAGCGAACATGCTTCGCGCAATGCTGGTCAATCAGGCTTATCTGCCGGATGCGGTCACCTCGACGTTTTCTGAGGAGTTTCGAAAGAGCTACAAGAAGGCGAAGGCCACCTGGAACCGTGACGTAGAAAGGGATGTAGCCGGCTATGGAGTGGTGAGTGAGGCTGATCTTTTCAGGTCTTCCGATAACGTCGTGGTGTTGATGTCGGAGGAAACTATCGAGAACGACGGATGCCAGTTCTTTGAACTGCCGTTGCCGGAGGACTATTTGCGCTCCGCTCGAGGGACGCGAGAGCTTTCAATAACACTGGCTTACTCGCCAGTAGTCCGGACTACCCGGATTGAGTATCTGGCTACCCAGATTTATTACCGCTTGGTCACAGGCACCTCGCTGGAGGAGGTACAGAAACACTTTAGCCAGGAGATGAAAAAGACGACGGAGGTACTCAAAGAGGCCAGGGACACAAATCGCGACATTCCCGCCCAGATGAGAAACCACGGTACGGTTCAGTCTTCTCGCTGGACGTTCAAACAAGGAAAACCTGGCGAGAAGTGGTTTGTGGTCGTAGTCAGGCAGGATCGTGACTGGAATCCCTCGGCCGCAGAAAAGGAACAGTACTCGCTGGTGGTTACGGTGGCCGACCGAGACAACGAGCGGGCTCAGCTCTACACCCAAATCCAGACGCGAATAGATCAGCAGGCTGTGGTCAGGGAGCAGCAAAGGGCCAAGATGACTGCTGTTCGATTACAGAATCGGGGGTGA
- a CDS encoding ATP-binding protein: MANGKILRQLFRAGTAGDADAFRLASKAVIEEERQKQHHLLANDLEQILYGSDLNLKASSNTPRAHYDVPVDKERGLPLLDIRTPKRSLDEVILPPSSSAALEEILEENRRADVLRSYGMKPAGKVIFFGPPGCGKTLAAEVVAFELDRPLAIVRLDALMSSFLGETAANLRKVFDFIAQHPFVVLFDEFDAIGKERGDSGDHGELRRVVNAVLQMMDSYEGLSLILAATNHEKILDSAIWRRFDESIEFPLPDEKQLKEILLLKLRGIRRQFEIDDKEVLKEFKGKSGADIERVIRRAAKRMILREQEFLTIKELRSALVREDLRKS, encoded by the coding sequence ATGGCAAATGGAAAAATTCTCCGCCAGCTGTTCCGAGCAGGTACCGCTGGCGATGCCGATGCGTTTCGTCTTGCCTCTAAAGCGGTTATCGAGGAGGAGCGGCAGAAGCAGCATCATCTTCTGGCTAACGATCTGGAGCAGATCCTTTACGGCAGCGATTTAAATCTCAAGGCATCCAGTAATACGCCGCGAGCTCACTACGACGTTCCCGTAGACAAGGAGCGTGGTTTACCGCTGCTTGATATAAGAACTCCAAAGCGCTCTCTTGATGAAGTGATACTTCCCCCCAGCAGTTCCGCTGCATTGGAGGAAATCCTCGAGGAGAACCGGCGTGCTGATGTGCTGCGCAGCTACGGCATGAAGCCCGCAGGCAAGGTGATTTTCTTCGGCCCACCCGGCTGCGGAAAGACGCTAGCCGCAGAGGTCGTAGCCTTCGAGCTTGATCGCCCTTTAGCTATCGTCCGCTTGGATGCATTGATGTCCTCTTTCCTGGGCGAAACGGCGGCCAACCTACGCAAGGTCTTCGATTTTATTGCCCAACATCCGTTTGTTGTTCTCTTCGATGAGTTCGATGCAATCGGTAAAGAACGTGGTGATAGTGGCGACCATGGCGAACTAAGACGTGTTGTAAACGCGGTCCTTCAGATGATGGACTCATACGAAGGTCTTAGTTTGATCCTGGCGGCTACCAACCATGAGAAGATTTTGGACTCTGCCATTTGGCGACGATTCGATGAGTCGATCGAGTTTCCGCTTCCGGATGAAAAGCAGTTGAAGGAAATCTTGTTGCTGAAACTGCGAGGGATCCGTCGTCAATTCGAGATTGACGACAAAGAAGTATTGAAGGAGTTTAAAGGTAAGAGCGGCGCGGATATCGAGCGGGTTATTCGCCGCGCCGCCAAGCGGATGATCCTGCGAGAGCAAGAGTTTCTGACCATCAAGGAGCTTAGAAGCGCTCTTGTGCGGGAGGACCTCAGAAAGTCCTAA
- a CDS encoding DUF6088 family protein, giving the protein MKTLPESILEHSRRLPEGGLLSAKEFLHLGSRAAVDQALSRLAKAGKLIRASRGLYLAAITDQGRYVTPAMEKVVSALASKNQEDIVLDGARSAKMLGLSVQVPSGDAFLTSGRARTLQVGEVTAEIKHAPRWMLALGSTTAGAVIRALAWLGERRIGEVMETLRIQLTPIDWQALSSVRSLLPSWMALAIGREVG; this is encoded by the coding sequence ATGAAGACCCTCCCCGAATCGATCCTCGAGCACAGCCGACGTCTGCCTGAGGGTGGCTTGCTGAGCGCCAAGGAGTTTCTGCACTTGGGAAGCCGGGCCGCCGTAGACCAGGCGCTGTCACGATTGGCGAAGGCTGGGAAGCTAATCCGTGCGTCTCGTGGGCTTTACCTAGCGGCCATCACCGATCAAGGTAGGTATGTAACGCCGGCGATGGAAAAGGTTGTCAGTGCTCTAGCCTCGAAGAATCAGGAAGACATCGTCCTTGATGGGGCGCGTTCCGCAAAGATGCTGGGCCTGTCGGTGCAAGTGCCGAGTGGGGACGCGTTTCTCACCAGTGGGCGCGCTCGGACGCTTCAAGTGGGAGAAGTAACGGCTGAGATCAAGCACGCCCCCCGCTGGATGCTAGCGCTTGGTTCCACGACCGCCGGTGCTGTAATTCGAGCCTTGGCTTGGTTGGGAGAGCGGCGTATAGGTGAGGTAATGGAAACGCTGCGTATACAGCTGACTCCCATCGACTGGCAGGCGTTGAGCTCGGTGCGGTCGCTACTGCCATCTTGGATGGCTCTGGCAATCGGTCGAGAGGTGGGGTGA
- a CDS encoding BPSL0761 family protein: MSGQALLRDVSEGLNMTMPNERTRAVIQTGEFLLELSRDSSLPERIRRDAKFLLRHYPDQFQMLLAGRIEEASDSDVSPSGPVFSSSIESSYHSPIVYAADAKIPR, translated from the coding sequence ATGAGTGGCCAAGCACTGCTGCGCGATGTTTCTGAGGGCCTCAATATGACCATGCCGAATGAACGCACCCGGGCAGTCATCCAAACGGGAGAGTTTCTGCTCGAGCTATCTCGAGATTCCTCGCTGCCAGAGCGGATACGCCGTGACGCCAAATTTCTCCTGCGTCACTACCCAGACCAGTTCCAGATGCTCCTTGCTGGACGGATTGAAGAAGCATCAGATTCTGACGTATCCCCATCGGGTCCAGTCTTCAGCTCCTCAATCGAAAGCAGCTATCACTCCCCGATCGTTTACGCTGCAGACGCGAAAATCCCCAGATGA
- a CDS encoding transposase produces MTNIFSTRFDGPDTPADIRRLVTVHPDPVTGLEELSPALAAERLSEALKTIFLPNQFSLDFIKDSVDRARSFSAESFSTDQQYQRRLYHPPEEEAFPTCLTGLAGIGKSQTIRALMKVMPGPAPYASAHYHEPHTLISYWYASARGKAGGRQLLEDFLGGDAAGVRANTSKLLTECRRRVNRDGVSLMMLEEMQHQSTGQGIARVTDILLTVAGLGIPMIYVANYSLGHKLLTRNSEDKQRLLSDLRVMLPDHPDSKAWEEYVRECIRVSGRRVSADPAALVHELYRWTFGIKRLAVQLIKVAYLEARAARRHTITLEDVNNAYLSASYSSSRDDVEELIRLSVHKSKTGGRPDLRCPFPVPMPSNVLSFARDDRASRVSEKVFVSSLTAEERKTFEQLHPPGSPSNPSSKPKREKKPALPKQTREGLEDAYSRLLFESKGSPKPRGPAK; encoded by the coding sequence ATGACTAACATCTTTTCCACGCGCTTTGACGGACCGGACACGCCGGCTGATATCCGGCGGTTGGTTACAGTGCATCCTGATCCGGTGACCGGTCTTGAGGAGTTGAGTCCCGCATTGGCCGCTGAGCGTTTGTCGGAGGCCCTGAAGACGATTTTCCTTCCCAACCAGTTTTCTTTGGACTTCATCAAAGACAGCGTTGACCGTGCGCGCAGCTTTTCGGCCGAGAGCTTTTCCACTGACCAGCAATATCAGCGGCGGCTGTATCACCCCCCTGAGGAGGAGGCGTTCCCTACTTGCCTTACCGGCCTTGCTGGCATTGGGAAGAGCCAAACTATTAGAGCGCTGATGAAGGTAATGCCTGGACCTGCTCCTTATGCATCGGCTCATTACCATGAACCGCATACCTTAATCTCGTACTGGTACGCCAGCGCAAGGGGGAAGGCTGGCGGCAGGCAGTTGTTGGAAGACTTCCTCGGCGGCGACGCGGCAGGAGTTAGAGCGAACACATCAAAGCTGCTGACGGAGTGCCGGCGTAGGGTCAATCGTGACGGTGTATCACTAATGATGCTCGAAGAGATGCAGCATCAGAGCACTGGTCAAGGCATAGCCCGGGTCACGGATATTCTCCTCACCGTGGCCGGGCTGGGGATTCCGATGATCTATGTGGCGAACTACAGCTTGGGCCACAAACTGCTGACAAGAAACAGTGAGGACAAGCAACGGCTTCTATCCGACCTCCGCGTCATGCTGCCGGACCATCCTGACTCGAAAGCTTGGGAGGAATATGTTCGAGAATGCATCCGGGTGAGTGGACGACGCGTATCCGCAGATCCAGCCGCCCTTGTACATGAGCTGTATCGCTGGACGTTCGGTATAAAGCGTCTGGCGGTTCAACTGATCAAGGTGGCGTATCTCGAAGCCCGTGCGGCCCGTCGCCATACGATTACTCTGGAGGACGTCAACAATGCATACCTTTCAGCCTCGTACTCCAGCAGTAGGGACGACGTCGAGGAGCTAATTCGCCTCAGCGTTCATAAGAGCAAAACCGGGGGCAGGCCTGACCTTCGTTGCCCGTTCCCGGTGCCGATGCCATCAAACGTCTTGAGCTTTGCCAGGGACGATCGTGCTTCACGGGTGAGCGAGAAGGTTTTTGTTTCATCCCTTACAGCCGAGGAGCGCAAGACTTTCGAGCAGCTCCATCCACCGGGTTCACCTTCCAATCCATCTTCGAAGCCAAAGCGTGAGAAGAAACCAGCCTTACCCAAGCAAACTCGGGAGGGCTTGGAGGATGCATACAGCCGACTGCTATTCGAATCCAAAGGGTCGCCTAAGCCGCGAGGGCCTGCAAAGTAA